In the Alkaliphilus oremlandii OhILAs genome, one interval contains:
- a CDS encoding ABC transporter ATP-binding protein, whose protein sequence is MGKSVEIKELIFEYEDTRILDEITLNISRGNILTIIGPNGSGKSTLLKNISTTLKPREGIILLDQKLLKHYKAKDLARELAVVPQNTNIEYDFTAHDIVSMGRNPYIERFKQESEADVAIIRESMERTNTWHLKDRPISQLSGGESQRVVIARALAQEPQVLLLDEPTAALDMHHQIEIMDLLKVLNRDKGVTIVMALHDINLAARYSKEILLLDKGKKIILGTPEEVITKENLRIAYKIDMIVDRNKHINSLQVTPLSSIER, encoded by the coding sequence GTGGGAAAATCTGTAGAAATAAAAGAACTTATTTTTGAATATGAAGATACAAGAATTTTAGATGAAATCACATTAAATATTTCCCGGGGAAATATTTTAACAATCATAGGGCCCAATGGATCTGGGAAATCTACATTGTTAAAGAATATATCTACAACTTTAAAGCCTAGAGAGGGAATTATTCTTTTAGACCAAAAATTATTAAAGCACTATAAAGCGAAAGATTTAGCTCGTGAACTGGCTGTAGTTCCACAAAATACAAATATTGAATATGATTTTACAGCTCACGACATTGTATCAATGGGACGAAATCCTTACATTGAGAGATTTAAGCAGGAAAGTGAAGCAGATGTTGCAATTATAAGAGAATCCATGGAAAGAACGAATACGTGGCATTTGAAAGATCGACCGATCAGCCAGCTGAGTGGTGGGGAAAGTCAAAGGGTTGTAATAGCAAGAGCATTGGCACAGGAACCACAGGTTTTGCTCTTGGACGAGCCTACGGCGGCCTTGGACATGCATCATCAAATAGAAATTATGGACTTGCTCAAAGTACTCAATAGAGATAAAGGCGTAACTATTGTTATGGCACTTCACGATATCAATTTAGCTGCTCGTTACAGCAAAGAAATACTGCTGCTGGACAAAGGAAAGAAGATTATTTTGGGAACCCCTGAAGAAGTAATAACAAAAGAAAACCTACGAATAGCATATAAGATAGACATGATCGTAGATAGAAATAAGCATATAAATTCATTACAGGTAACACCGCTATCTTCTATAGAAAGATAG
- a CDS encoding transcriptional regulator PerR: MELLIKELKSNSCKITPQRIAVYQAIKESTDHPNAETVFKKLYPTYPTMSLATVYKSLELFCNLRLIQVINIGENSFRYDGRTDEHQHIICTQCQKIEDLNNNIFEDLKYKVAEVSNYKINKQQLCFYGICSDCAN, from the coding sequence ATGGAACTTTTGATAAAAGAATTAAAATCCAATAGTTGTAAGATTACGCCTCAGCGTATCGCTGTATATCAGGCAATCAAAGAGTCTACCGATCATCCAAATGCAGAAACTGTTTTTAAGAAATTATATCCTACCTACCCTACCATGAGCTTGGCAACGGTTTATAAATCTTTAGAGCTATTTTGTAATCTACGCTTAATTCAGGTTATTAATATCGGTGAAAATAGTTTTCGATATGATGGAAGAACCGATGAGCACCAACATATTATCTGTACTCAATGCCAAAAAATAGAAGACTTAAACAACAATATATTTGAAGATTTAAAATATAAGGTAGCAGAAGTTTCAAATTATAAAATTAACAAACAGCAGCTTTGTTTCTATGGTATCTGTTCCGATTGTGCAAATTAG
- a CDS encoding Cof-type HAD-IIB family hydrolase produces MKYKLIVLDMDGTLLNRNKEVTKENQIALKKAQEKGIKVAIATGRVFTSAKFYANMLGIDSPIIACNGALIKEAASNEIIYTNPIRKEDLLKSLEIFRRHQVYFHTYDEDTIYIESLGFSSAIYNDWNEDQSEENKIPIKKLEDSYLYFKDNPIETLKIMAVDEDSEKMLQIKTELGEIYGIELNKSWYNNLEVMNKGVSKGNAIEMLSKIYGIKREEIISFGDHFNDLSMKSYSGTFVAMGNAEEAVKKEAHYITSSNDESGVAKGIEKLVLDI; encoded by the coding sequence ATGAAGTATAAATTAATCGTACTAGATATGGATGGAACCTTATTAAACCGCAACAAAGAAGTGACCAAGGAGAATCAGATTGCTTTAAAGAAAGCGCAAGAGAAAGGCATTAAAGTTGCCATTGCTACGGGAAGGGTCTTTACCTCGGCTAAATTTTATGCAAACATGCTGGGCATCGATTCCCCCATTATCGCCTGCAACGGTGCATTGATAAAGGAGGCTGCAAGCAATGAGATTATCTATACCAACCCAATTCGTAAGGAAGATCTATTAAAGTCATTGGAGATTTTTAGAAGGCATCAGGTATATTTCCATACCTACGATGAAGATACGATCTATATAGAAAGTTTGGGCTTTAGCTCTGCTATCTATAACGATTGGAATGAAGATCAGAGTGAAGAAAATAAAATACCCATCAAGAAATTAGAAGATTCCTATTTATATTTTAAGGACAATCCCATTGAAACATTAAAGATCATGGCAGTAGATGAAGATTCAGAAAAAATGCTACAGATTAAGACTGAATTAGGAGAAATTTATGGAATTGAGTTGAATAAATCCTGGTATAACAACCTGGAGGTTATGAACAAAGGAGTATCCAAGGGAAATGCCATCGAAATGTTAAGTAAAATCTATGGCATCAAACGAGAGGAAATTATTTCATTTGGCGATCATTTTAACGATTTATCCATGAAAAGCTACTCGGGAACCTTTGTTGCAATGGGCAATGCAGAGGAAGCCGTCAAAAAAGAGGCCCACTACATAACCAGCTCCAACGATGAAAGTGGTGTGGCCAAGGGAATTGAAAAATTAGTGTTAGATATCTAA
- a CDS encoding 5'-nucleotidase C-terminal domain-containing protein — protein MPKNSVKKRKEVIVLLKTLQGRKLLISLIVVTMIMGSFGGIFAFADSSTATKITIFHTNDVHGRIEGSSSEIGYAKIAGYINAFRAENPNVLVLDAGDTFHGLSIATLQRGESVVKAMNALQYDALVPGNHDFNYGYQRLLELEELSNFPIISANVKTETNESLLTDYIIKEVDGVTIGIFGLSTPETVVKTNPKNVEGLTFEDPSLIAATMVSQLKDRGVDVIIALGHLGIDSESVDTSYKVIDEVEGIDVFIDGHSHTAFENGKVIKNTLLASTGEYSKNLGVVEITVQDGKIVEKTAALLNRETFNEIEADEELQNLIGKISEEQQKVLSEVIGETKVRLDGERELSRKQETNLGNLTGDIFLHWTNADVALVNGGGIRASIEAGKITKGDIVTVFPFGNVLFVKKVSGAALKEALEHGTKSYPDLAGGFPHVAGMTYAIDLARPVGDRVVDITVKGEALDLNKQYILATNDFLAAGGDGYTMIKDGEFVQEMMTMDEAIVQYIQEVKVIEPQVEGRIVVKPAPVEETAPDEDVNPVEPKPVEKANITYIVQPGDWLSKIAIKYNTTWQKLQTVNSIKNADLIFPGQVILIPAQ, from the coding sequence ATGCCAAAGAATTCTGTTAAAAAAAGAAAGGAAGTGATCGTTTTGCTGAAGACGCTTCAGGGAAGAAAATTACTCATTAGCTTGATCGTAGTGACCATGATTATGGGAAGCTTCGGTGGAATCTTTGCTTTTGCAGACAGTAGCACTGCTACTAAGATTACAATTTTCCATACCAACGACGTACATGGAAGAATTGAGGGGAGTTCTAGTGAAATTGGGTATGCCAAAATTGCAGGGTATATCAATGCCTTTAGAGCAGAAAATCCAAATGTACTGGTGTTAGATGCAGGAGATACATTCCATGGTTTATCCATAGCTACACTACAAAGGGGAGAAAGTGTAGTGAAGGCAATGAATGCTTTGCAATATGATGCTTTAGTACCGGGAAATCATGACTTTAACTATGGATACCAGAGACTCCTGGAACTGGAGGAATTAAGTAATTTCCCTATTATTTCTGCCAATGTTAAAACTGAAACAAATGAATCCTTATTGACCGATTATATCATTAAAGAAGTGGACGGCGTTACCATAGGAATCTTCGGTTTATCAACACCGGAAACCGTAGTGAAAACAAACCCTAAAAACGTAGAAGGTTTAACCTTTGAAGACCCTTCACTGATTGCGGCGACCATGGTGAGCCAACTAAAGGATCGAGGTGTAGATGTAATTATTGCTTTGGGGCATTTAGGCATTGACTCAGAGAGTGTGGATACAAGCTACAAGGTAATTGATGAAGTAGAGGGTATTGATGTATTCATCGACGGCCATAGTCATACTGCATTTGAAAATGGTAAGGTTATTAAGAATACCCTTCTTGCAAGTACAGGAGAGTATAGTAAGAATCTCGGTGTTGTTGAGATTACTGTTCAAGATGGGAAAATTGTAGAAAAGACAGCGGCTTTACTAAATAGAGAAACCTTTAATGAGATAGAAGCTGACGAAGAACTTCAAAATTTAATTGGAAAAATTTCGGAAGAACAACAAAAAGTGCTATCTGAAGTAATTGGAGAAACGAAGGTTCGACTAGATGGAGAAAGAGAATTATCTAGAAAGCAAGAGACAAACTTAGGAAACTTAACAGGAGACATCTTCCTTCACTGGACCAATGCAGATGTGGCATTAGTAAACGGTGGCGGAATTCGAGCTTCTATTGAAGCGGGTAAAATAACAAAGGGGGATATCGTAACTGTATTCCCATTTGGCAACGTTTTATTCGTTAAGAAGGTTTCTGGTGCTGCTTTAAAAGAGGCTTTAGAACATGGAACAAAGTCCTACCCAGACCTAGCAGGTGGATTTCCTCATGTAGCAGGGATGACATATGCTATTGATCTTGCTAGACCTGTAGGTGATCGTGTTGTAGATATCACTGTAAAGGGTGAAGCCTTAGATTTAAATAAACAGTACATTCTTGCGACCAATGACTTCCTTGCTGCTGGTGGTGATGGATATACCATGATCAAGGATGGTGAATTTGTACAAGAGATGATGACCATGGATGAGGCCATCGTTCAATATATTCAAGAAGTAAAGGTGATTGAACCTCAGGTAGAGGGAAGAATCGTAGTGAAACCAGCGCCAGTAGAAGAAACTGCTCCAGACGAGGACGTAAATCCAGTTGAACCGAAGCCAGTGGAAAAAGCAAATATTACTTATATCGTTCAACCTGGAGATTGGTTATCAAAAATTGCTATAAAGTACAATACGACTTGGCAAAAACTGCAAACAGTGAATTCAATTAAAAATGCAGATTTAATTTTCCCAGGACAGGTTATCTTAATTCCTGCTCAGTAA
- the tyrS gene encoding tyrosine--tRNA ligase has protein sequence MENIFDVLKDRGFVKQFTHEDEIRELLGKEKITFYIGFDPTADSLHVGHFVQLMAMSHLQKAGHRPIFLAGGGTGMVGDPSGRTDMRQMMTPEIIQHNVNCFIDQSKRLIDLSENSGAIIENNANWLLSLNYISFIREIGTHFSVNRMLTAECFKNRMEKGLSFFEFNYMIMQAYDFLELFRRYGCRLQLGGDDQWSNIIAGADLIRRVESEPAYGMTFTLLTTSEGVKMGKTQSGAVWLDPKKTSPFEFYQYWRNVADADVEKCLSLLTFIPMDEVRKLGALEGAEINRAKEILAFEVTKLVHGEEEATKAEEAAKALFGQGALGGSIPSTDLPRSELAEGIDIITLLVTAELIPSRGEGRRLIQQGGVAINDEKITDINTVITLDFFKEDTLMIKKGKKTYHQVKLV, from the coding sequence ATGGAAAATATATTTGATGTTTTAAAGGATCGTGGCTTCGTTAAACAATTTACCCACGAAGACGAAATCAGAGAATTACTAGGAAAAGAAAAAATTACATTCTACATAGGTTTCGACCCAACAGCAGACAGCTTGCACGTAGGCCACTTCGTACAGCTCATGGCCATGTCCCATCTTCAAAAAGCAGGTCATCGACCGATATTTCTTGCAGGTGGCGGTACAGGAATGGTTGGAGACCCATCTGGTAGAACTGATATGAGACAGATGATGACACCTGAAATCATCCAGCATAACGTCAACTGTTTTATCGACCAGAGCAAAAGGCTCATCGATCTATCTGAAAACAGTGGTGCTATTATAGAAAATAACGCAAACTGGTTATTAAGCTTAAATTATATTTCATTTATCAGGGAAATTGGGACACACTTCTCTGTTAATCGAATGCTCACTGCAGAATGCTTCAAAAACAGAATGGAAAAAGGATTATCTTTTTTCGAATTTAATTATATGATTATGCAAGCTTACGATTTTCTAGAACTTTTTAGAAGATATGGCTGCCGTCTACAATTGGGTGGGGACGATCAGTGGTCAAATATTATTGCAGGTGCAGACTTAATCCGAAGAGTAGAAAGTGAACCTGCTTACGGTATGACCTTTACCCTATTAACCACAAGCGAAGGCGTAAAAATGGGTAAAACACAATCCGGTGCTGTTTGGTTGGATCCTAAAAAAACATCGCCTTTTGAATTCTACCAATACTGGAGAAATGTAGCAGATGCTGATGTTGAAAAATGTCTTTCTCTACTTACATTTATTCCCATGGATGAAGTAAGAAAATTGGGCGCTCTCGAAGGTGCTGAAATCAACAGAGCCAAAGAAATTCTTGCATTTGAGGTAACGAAATTAGTTCATGGCGAAGAAGAGGCTACCAAGGCAGAGGAAGCGGCAAAGGCTTTATTTGGCCAGGGTGCTTTAGGAGGATCTATTCCTTCAACGGATCTTCCAAGGTCAGAACTTGCAGAAGGCATAGACATCATCACGCTACTTGTAACAGCAGAGCTGATACCATCCCGTGGAGAAGGAAGACGATTGATTCAACAAGGTGGCGTTGCGATTAACGACGAAAAAATCACAGATATAAATACTGTGATTACACTGGATTTCTTCAAAGAAGATACTTTGATGATTAAGAAAGGTAAAAAGACCTACCATCAAGTAAAGCTGGTTTAA
- a CDS encoding GntT/GntP/DsdX family permease, translated as MMLFNLSPIFALLPLIIYIILAFKDIHPVLNVVICVILSAIITKQPLLSMGGVISEALGSFLALIGFIILLGSALGAVLRKTGVAEHVVMALMKKIGIDTEKKAIITSMVCSILLVALLGTLAGANAIIAPILIPLVAVIGITPSTLAAVFMGAGATGLFIGPYSPQVVTIMELTGLNYGSYLVGVGLPIAAICWIVTYFMSLKIQNRTKGIYMYENVEKPDMNYVVKAETQRATLVFGLSVLLLIIYGIFQGSGSSYAIVVMFTAAILTGKAGGMNFNDLFDTMMEGAGRMIWLFIMFVLFHPFITFIAEAGAFEAMVNLIQPLLRSQSKVVFSLISTLTGIFGIGGAAVAQSVVMDSMFKPLVEGLALSPRLWATILLVGSQITSFAYPEADMLGQMGLARSKDLKNMVKFGVTITISTVVFVLMRSFLG; from the coding sequence ATGATGTTATTTAATTTATCACCAATTTTCGCTTTATTACCACTGATAATTTACATTATATTAGCATTTAAAGACATACATCCTGTACTAAATGTAGTGATATGTGTAATTTTAAGTGCCATTATCACGAAACAACCACTTTTATCTATGGGCGGGGTGATTTCTGAGGCCTTAGGATCTTTTTTGGCGTTGATAGGCTTTATAATATTGCTAGGTTCAGCATTAGGAGCTGTTTTAAGAAAAACAGGTGTTGCGGAGCACGTAGTAATGGCGCTTATGAAGAAGATTGGCATAGATACTGAGAAAAAAGCAATTATAACTTCAATGGTCTGTTCAATATTGCTGGTAGCTTTACTAGGGACTCTTGCAGGTGCAAATGCAATTATAGCTCCTATTCTAATTCCACTTGTTGCTGTAATAGGGATCACACCGTCTACACTTGCAGCAGTCTTTATGGGGGCTGGGGCTACAGGGTTATTCATAGGACCATATTCACCGCAGGTTGTTACAATCATGGAGCTTACAGGATTAAATTATGGTAGCTATTTAGTAGGTGTAGGATTGCCCATTGCAGCAATTTGCTGGATAGTTACATACTTTATGTCATTAAAGATCCAAAATAGAACGAAGGGTATATATATGTATGAAAACGTAGAAAAGCCTGATATGAATTATGTGGTGAAAGCAGAGACTCAAAGAGCAACCTTGGTGTTTGGGTTATCTGTTCTCCTCTTAATTATTTATGGAATCTTTCAAGGAAGTGGTTCTTCATATGCAATCGTTGTAATGTTTACTGCTGCAATTTTAACTGGCAAAGCCGGAGGAATGAATTTTAATGACTTGTTTGATACAATGATGGAAGGCGCAGGACGTATGATATGGCTATTTATAATGTTTGTATTATTCCATCCATTTATCACCTTTATTGCAGAGGCTGGTGCATTTGAAGCAATGGTTAATTTAATACAACCACTATTAAGATCTCAGAGTAAGGTTGTTTTTTCCTTAATATCAACTTTAACTGGAATATTTGGAATTGGCGGTGCTGCAGTTGCACAATCAGTTGTAATGGATAGTATGTTTAAACCACTGGTAGAAGGTTTGGCCTTATCTCCCAGATTATGGGCAACCATATTGCTGGTTGGTTCTCAAATAACTTCCTTTGCATATCCTGAAGCTGATATGTTAGGACAAATGGGGTTGGCAAGATCTAAGGATCTTAAGAATATGGTGAAGTTCGGAGTGACTATAACCATAAGTACTGTAGTATTTGTTTTAATGAGATCATTTTTAGGATAA
- a CDS encoding serine hydrolase: MLENKIKGFLRDIDGNVAVVIKNFNNGEIIQINQDYIFPSASTIKLVIMSELLKQVKENKLSINETIVITDKMITGGDGILKELNVGHRFTLGEIMTLMIIISDNTATNLLIDIVGMDNVNRMAQELGLKRTKLQRKMMDSVAVKYGRENYTSAQDMLNILELTYKGENIDGYYSKMMLDILKRQQVGGRLNLYLPENTVIAHKTGDLDRLEHDVGIVYLPNCEYIICVLTNETKSNKDGRQIIGNISKLVYDQYAG, encoded by the coding sequence TTGCTAGAAAATAAAATAAAAGGTTTTTTAAGGGATATTGATGGTAATGTAGCTGTAGTAATAAAGAACTTCAATAATGGGGAAATAATACAGATAAATCAAGATTATATTTTTCCTTCTGCAAGTACAATAAAGCTGGTAATAATGTCAGAATTATTAAAGCAAGTGAAAGAAAATAAACTCAGCATAAATGAAACAATTGTAATAACAGATAAAATGATCACGGGTGGAGATGGGATATTAAAAGAACTGAATGTTGGGCATCGATTTACCTTGGGAGAAATAATGACTCTGATGATTATTATAAGCGATAATACAGCTACCAATCTATTAATAGATATAGTTGGAATGGATAACGTTAATAGAATGGCTCAGGAATTAGGATTAAAGAGGACAAAATTGCAGAGAAAAATGATGGATTCAGTTGCAGTAAAATATGGAAGAGAAAATTATACTTCAGCACAGGATATGTTGAATATTTTAGAACTTACATATAAAGGTGAAAATATTGATGGATATTATAGCAAAATGATGTTAGACATCTTAAAAAGACAGCAGGTAGGTGGTCGATTAAATCTATATTTACCGGAAAACACTGTAATAGCTCATAAGACGGGAGATTTGGATAGGTTAGAACATGATGTAGGGATCGTTTACTTGCCTAATTGTGAATATATTATTTGTGTTCTTACAAATGAGACAAAGAGCAATAAAGATGGTAGGCAAATCATAGGAAATATATCAAAATTAGTTTATGACCAGTATGCTGGATAA
- a CDS encoding DUF819 family protein, protein MITSGFTYLSFLIFLAGLLVWTEKKYKDRKFFKYVPAVVLLYLVAMLLSTFGVWQKTDDVNMYYSMFKNNLLPAMIFLMLLRCDLRKIIKLGPKMLIGFFAASVSIGIGFIVTYAIFKGLYEAGTWQAFAALCGSWMGGTGNMVAIQGALNIPDAKLGYALLMDSINYAIWVMILLGLVPFGNKFNKWTKADTSIIDEVGEQLASAQEDIRTNMEFSDLIILTGTSLLVAAVSMFIATKLPQSDFLSASTWTVIIATVAGVIGAMTPLAKLPGASQISNAMLYTIVGLIASRANFAELTQAPLYIISGFAILGIHALVMALIAKLFKLDLFTCGVASLANIGGVASAPILAASYSEALIPIGVLMAMMGYIVGTGGGLIVGKIMSIL, encoded by the coding sequence ATGATTACAAGTGGCTTTACTTATTTATCTTTTCTAATTTTTTTAGCTGGCTTACTTGTTTGGACAGAGAAGAAGTATAAGGATCGTAAATTTTTTAAGTATGTACCAGCAGTGGTTTTACTTTATCTAGTAGCTATGTTACTATCCACATTTGGTGTATGGCAAAAAACTGATGATGTAAATATGTACTACTCAATGTTTAAAAACAATTTATTACCTGCAATGATTTTTTTAATGCTATTACGATGTGATCTAAGAAAAATCATTAAATTAGGACCTAAAATGCTCATAGGGTTCTTTGCTGCATCAGTAAGTATTGGGATTGGATTTATAGTAACTTATGCAATTTTCAAAGGTCTATATGAAGCTGGTACATGGCAGGCATTTGCAGCACTATGTGGTAGCTGGATGGGTGGTACAGGGAATATGGTGGCTATTCAAGGCGCTTTAAATATTCCAGATGCTAAATTAGGCTACGCATTATTGATGGATTCTATAAATTACGCTATATGGGTAATGATATTATTAGGATTGGTTCCCTTTGGAAATAAGTTTAATAAATGGACCAAGGCAGATACAAGCATAATAGACGAAGTGGGCGAACAACTTGCAAGTGCCCAAGAAGACATAAGAACAAATATGGAATTTTCAGACCTAATAATCCTAACTGGAACAAGTTTGTTGGTCGCGGCTGTTTCTATGTTTATAGCTACTAAATTACCACAATCCGATTTCTTATCTGCATCAACTTGGACTGTTATAATAGCTACTGTAGCAGGTGTTATAGGTGCAATGACACCTTTAGCGAAGCTACCAGGAGCTTCTCAGATTTCTAATGCAATGCTATATACAATCGTAGGACTCATTGCTTCAAGAGCAAACTTTGCGGAACTTACGCAAGCTCCATTATACATCATATCAGGTTTTGCAATTTTAGGAATTCATGCTTTAGTAATGGCATTAATAGCCAAATTATTTAAACTTGATCTTTTCACATGTGGTGTTGCCAGTTTGGCCAATATAGGTGGTGTTGCATCGGCCCCTATTCTTGCAGCCTCATATAGTGAAGCATTAATACCAATTGGAGTGCTTATGGCAATGATGGGATATATTGTAGGTACTGGTGGTGGGTTGATCGTTGGTAAGATTATGTCTATTCTTTAA
- a CDS encoding C40 family peptidase, protein MKKIKGILVITLVLITTVSLTGFAASKDATPYKQFESNIPGVTEEMLYPEFWIKNTSSANKTIATLSEIEAYNKNNIEQCEPIVDLEKYPERFSKEELVQLIQGFSMPSTSPRYNKNGEQVGEAYYKILIENLNLDNLSDQNDVKYGIALRRTEMRTFPTDDRLFSSPEDYNIDRLMETAIYPVEPMVILSESKDGEWYFAQMYNYLAWIPSKDVAITDKSTLFDYINSKDFIVVTGKRVYTNYNPLKPEISELQLDMGVRIPLASYEEVKGSFYDQNPSGNFVIKLPTINTDGNLAFDYALIQRLDDVSIGYLPYTKANIINQAFKFQGERYGWGGMFNGRDCTSFMLDIYRTMGIKLPRNSSEQGKLAAGVFYEMSETMTIEEREKILDKLEPGAGLYMSGHAMLYLGKYKDEYYMIHDFSGFYSQTEGNVTYTPAWSVAVTPLSILKSSGDKYITYMEALYGVRKFILEE, encoded by the coding sequence ATGAAAAAAATAAAAGGGATATTGGTTATTACACTGGTGCTCATTACGACCGTTAGTTTAACTGGATTTGCTGCAAGTAAGGATGCAACACCATATAAGCAATTTGAATCAAACATACCAGGCGTAACTGAAGAAATGCTATACCCTGAGTTTTGGATTAAAAATACATCCAGTGCTAATAAAACCATTGCTACTTTAAGTGAAATAGAAGCTTATAATAAGAACAATATTGAGCAGTGCGAACCAATTGTGGATTTAGAAAAGTATCCAGAAAGATTTAGTAAAGAAGAATTAGTTCAACTAATACAAGGTTTCAGTATGCCATCAACATCACCTAGGTACAATAAAAACGGGGAACAAGTTGGGGAAGCCTATTATAAAATATTAATAGAAAATTTAAATTTAGATAATCTATCGGATCAAAATGATGTAAAATATGGTATCGCCTTAAGAAGAACAGAAATGAGAACTTTTCCAACCGATGATAGATTATTTAGTTCTCCTGAGGATTATAATATTGATAGATTAATGGAGACAGCAATTTATCCTGTAGAGCCAATGGTTATATTATCTGAAAGTAAAGATGGGGAATGGTATTTTGCACAAATGTATAATTATTTGGCATGGATTCCTTCAAAGGATGTGGCTATCACAGATAAAAGCACTTTATTTGACTATATAAATAGTAAAGATTTTATAGTGGTTACTGGAAAAAGGGTGTACACAAATTATAATCCTTTAAAACCAGAAATCTCCGAACTTCAGTTAGATATGGGGGTAAGAATTCCTTTAGCCTCATATGAGGAAGTAAAAGGAAGCTTTTATGATCAAAATCCTTCAGGTAATTTTGTTATAAAACTTCCTACAATAAATACGGATGGAAATCTAGCGTTCGATTATGCCCTTATACAAAGATTAGATGATGTAAGTATAGGTTATCTACCATATACAAAAGCTAATATTATTAATCAAGCCTTTAAATTCCAAGGTGAAAGATATGGATGGGGTGGAATGTTTAATGGTAGAGATTGCACATCTTTTATGTTGGATATATATAGAACAATGGGTATAAAATTACCTAGAAATTCATCAGAACAAGGAAAGTTGGCAGCCGGTGTGTTCTATGAAATGTCAGAAACGATGACAATAGAAGAAAGAGAAAAGATATTGGATAAGTTAGAGCCTGGGGCTGGATTATATATGAGTGGTCATGCAATGCTTTATTTAGGAAAATATAAGGATGAATATTATATGATTCATGACTTTTCAGGTTTTTATTCTCAAACTGAAGGGAATGTAACCTATACCCCTGCATGGTCGGTTGCGGTTACTCCGTTAAGTATTTTAAAATCTTCAGGAGATAAGTATATTACTTATATGGAAGCTTTATATGGTGTAAGGAAGTTTATTTTAGAAGAATAA
- a CDS encoding DUF3870 domain-containing protein, with protein sequence MYNKNTVYVIGHGKTSNDNAITERFKIFFIGFIIDTETDEIVDIGCSTTIPTTEEFIAGIFVGRKFDKFYEDIEQEVIRRYFGSSQKAIVVAYKDALKKYQEVKEKYY encoded by the coding sequence ATGTATAACAAAAATACGGTATATGTAATTGGACATGGAAAAACCAGTAATGATAATGCTATTACGGAAAGATTTAAGATATTTTTCATAGGATTTATAATTGACACAGAGACCGATGAAATTGTGGATATTGGGTGCTCTACAACGATACCTACTACAGAGGAATTTATTGCAGGCATATTTGTTGGAAGAAAATTCGATAAATTTTATGAAGATATAGAGCAAGAGGTAATCAGAAGATACTTTGGATCTTCTCAAAAAGCAATAGTAGTTGCCTATAAAGATGCTCTAAAAAAATATCAGGAAGTGAAAGAAAAGTACTATTAA